From one Planktothrix agardhii NIES-204 genomic stretch:
- a CDS encoding putative poly-gamma-glutamate biosynthesis protein: MVYAEYLGQPSIFELARTGDLRAISDLINTYLRPEGISARVAPPDHKGCLPVLVEFQQEAMNEGIVKFICHLLWKLNAPNLEGVKIAARYQGDGEILWKQSVRLVTPANQVYRSKGQAYRRWLNLDGIKFKTLRLMFMMGSAVSTFVLGCWVSYYEVNAQQLPLSNPQEKVVMVAPPPKRHDTVQAALEVVPVVQQEQVKNPQDPTVTLVFGGDVTLSDHFEDVIGTNYSLPFAQLPEYQDADVAMVNLENPLTRSTLRRPNKQFNFKADPESVKVLTEGGIDIVNLANNHTMDYEEPGLVETMATLDQAGIKTVGAGRDIKEARRPTIIEVKGQRIAYLGYYDADFHAATESLAGTNPRYDERVAADIKAIRDQVDWVVVNYHWGVELAEYPGDWQIDLARFTIDQGADVVIGHHPHTLQGAEIYKGRPIVYSLGNFIFGGNSRADYETAVLRVALNANHQMKVEFLPVEVTQYQAKVISTKKGEDIIKRVGRLSQIFDQPMQSSVVLDTHQRQIKQVDAALTEPTLPLVTEPKPESPPTATEIVPSEPPKTLFSEPMQSPVSDGSGSMSQTESPLPPKLETKTETQDDLKPYIDQPFIKDPFISLPSFPQAPVPSTQSYRGSNSPISFQIAIPKQQSVSTGSHAEIDLPLKHRELDQVIG, encoded by the coding sequence AACCTTCTATTTTTGAATTAGCCCGGACTGGAGACCTAAGGGCAATTAGCGATTTAATTAATACCTATCTCAGACCTGAAGGGATCTCAGCGAGAGTCGCGCCCCCCGATCATAAAGGCTGTTTACCCGTCCTGGTTGAATTTCAACAGGAAGCCATGAATGAGGGCATTGTTAAGTTTATCTGTCACTTGCTGTGGAAACTCAACGCCCCTAACCTAGAAGGAGTAAAAATTGCCGCCCGGTATCAAGGAGATGGGGAGATTCTCTGGAAACAATCGGTACGGCTAGTGACTCCAGCCAATCAAGTTTATCGAAGCAAAGGACAAGCATACCGACGGTGGTTAAATCTGGACGGGATTAAATTTAAAACCCTGCGGTTAATGTTTATGATGGGTTCGGCCGTTTCTACCTTTGTATTGGGCTGTTGGGTGAGTTACTACGAAGTCAACGCCCAACAACTCCCCCTATCCAACCCTCAAGAAAAGGTAGTGATGGTCGCACCGCCACCAAAACGCCATGATACCGTGCAAGCCGCCTTAGAAGTAGTTCCAGTGGTACAACAGGAACAAGTCAAAAATCCCCAAGATCCAACGGTGACTTTAGTATTTGGGGGAGATGTCACCCTGTCCGATCACTTTGAAGATGTGATTGGGACGAACTACTCCCTACCCTTTGCCCAACTCCCCGAATATCAGGATGCCGATGTGGCTATGGTGAATTTAGAAAATCCCCTCACCCGTTCTACCCTACGCCGTCCTAACAAACAATTTAATTTTAAGGCCGATCCAGAATCCGTAAAAGTATTAACAGAAGGGGGAATTGATATTGTCAATCTCGCCAATAATCATACGATGGACTATGAGGAACCGGGGCTAGTGGAAACCATGGCAACTTTAGACCAAGCGGGAATTAAGACCGTGGGAGCAGGTCGGGATATTAAAGAAGCTCGTCGGCCCACGATTATTGAAGTTAAAGGTCAACGAATTGCCTATTTAGGCTATTACGATGCCGACTTTCATGCTGCTACTGAGAGTTTAGCCGGAACCAATCCCCGTTATGATGAGCGGGTAGCCGCCGATATTAAAGCCATTCGAGATCAGGTGGATTGGGTGGTGGTTAACTACCATTGGGGCGTAGAACTGGCGGAATATCCGGGGGACTGGCAAATTGACCTGGCTCGATTTACGATTGATCAAGGAGCCGATGTGGTGATTGGTCATCATCCCCATACCCTACAGGGTGCAGAAATTTATAAAGGTCGGCCGATTGTTTACTCCCTGGGGAATTTTATTTTTGGGGGAAATAGTCGCGCGGACTATGAAACTGCTGTGCTTAGAGTTGCCCTAAATGCTAACCATCAAATGAAGGTCGAGTTTTTACCAGTAGAAGTGACCCAATATCAAGCTAAGGTGATATCAACTAAAAAAGGCGAGGATATTATTAAACGGGTGGGGCGACTCTCACAAATTTTTGATCAGCCCATGCAGTCCTCCGTCGTCTTAGACACCCACCAACGACAGATTAAACAGGTGGATGCAGCCTTAACCGAACCGACTTTACCCTTAGTGACGGAACCTAAGCCAGAAAGTCCACCTACTGCGACGGAGATAGTCCCATCGGAACCCCCGAAAACACTGTTCTCCGAACCCATGCAGTCTCCAGTTTCTGATGGGTCGGGGTCTATGTCACAGACTGAATCCCCCTTACCCCCTAAATTAGAAACTAAAACGGAAACCCAGGATGACCTCAAACCCTATATTGATCAACCTTTTATTAAAGATCCGTTTATCTCCCTTCCTTCTTTTCCCCAGGCTCCCGTCCCTAGCACCCAAAGTTATAGGGGTTCCAACTCCCCAATTTCGTTTCAAATTGCTATTCCTAAACAGCAATCTGTGAGCACGGGATCTCATGCTGAAATTGATCTTCCTTTGAAACATCGAGAGCTTGATCAAGTCATAGGCTAA
- a CDS encoding hypothetical protein (protein of unknown function DUF55), with the protein MAYWLFQSNPKYYRILDAIQDLEQMPWLVNRFANQMSVGDGVLIWISGQDSGIYAIAKILELPQAINNFPDEDYWLDQDRRSKDKNLNFAIIQFTNKLVNNPILRNQVKEDDILKELMVIRQPQSTNYAVTLGQWERVKQLINGIESIIPSRQSEEVDVEGNEEGDIVVEPQSVSLDKSDRSLSEYHKWYKKGRLIVDPEWQREYVWDLKKASRLIESFLIGLPVPVIYLAFNEEGAREVIDGLQRLTSIFNFFDNKYELKGLESLRQFNGRKFNQLPPEYQNHLEDCTMRAFELPKDTDKNLKFLIFERLNTGGIVLNDMEIRNCLYRGQLNDLIRELAKSDEFLACVNQRNLDKRMKDRGLVLRYLAFLQMNYRNARKGMKNFLNEFLQAYRNPGADKLNEFRETFKKSMKAAYTIFGIQAFRLRTERGSWSTQLNASIFQVLTVSFADYDLGALTRASDLIYEEYLDLISTDEKWVDCVKTSTGDIQRIDYSFSTWKQRLAEVMKVTYPNDSQRVFSRQLKEEIYRQDPTCKICNQRITLINDAALDHEKHYWRGGKTIPENARLVHRQCNLQREH; encoded by the coding sequence ATGGCTTATTGGCTATTTCAAAGTAACCCTAAATATTACAGAATCCTTGATGCTATCCAAGATTTAGAACAAATGCCTTGGTTAGTCAATCGATTTGCTAATCAAATGTCTGTTGGTGATGGTGTATTAATTTGGATATCGGGCCAAGATTCAGGAATTTATGCTATAGCAAAAATCCTTGAACTCCCTCAAGCGATCAATAATTTTCCTGATGAAGATTACTGGCTTGATCAGGACAGAAGAAGTAAAGATAAAAACTTAAATTTTGCTATTATTCAGTTTACAAATAAATTGGTTAATAATCCAATTCTCAGAAACCAAGTTAAAGAAGACGATATTTTAAAAGAATTGATGGTGATTCGACAACCTCAATCAACAAACTATGCAGTTACGCTTGGTCAATGGGAAAGAGTGAAACAATTAATTAATGGGATTGAATCTATAATACCATCTCGTCAATCTGAAGAAGTTGATGTTGAGGGCAATGAGGAAGGAGATATTGTTGTAGAACCTCAAAGTGTATCTTTAGATAAAAGCGATCGCAGTTTGTCAGAATATCATAAATGGTATAAAAAAGGACGGTTAATTGTTGATCCTGAATGGCAACGGGAATATGTTTGGGACTTAAAAAAAGCGTCTCGATTAATTGAATCATTTTTAATTGGTTTACCTGTTCCCGTTATTTATTTAGCATTTAATGAAGAAGGAGCCCGTGAAGTTATTGATGGGTTACAAAGGTTAACATCTATTTTTAATTTTTTTGATAATAAATACGAGCTTAAAGGATTAGAAAGCTTACGGCAATTTAATGGGCGTAAGTTTAATCAACTTCCTCCAGAATATCAAAATCATTTAGAAGATTGTACCATGAGAGCCTTTGAACTGCCCAAGGATACAGACAAAAACCTAAAATTTTTAATTTTTGAACGTTTGAATACAGGTGGTATTGTTCTGAATGATATGGAAATTAGGAATTGTCTTTATCGAGGTCAATTAAATGACTTAATTCGAGAACTCGCCAAATCAGATGAATTTTTAGCTTGTGTTAATCAAAGAAATTTGGATAAACGTATGAAAGATCGAGGTTTAGTTTTACGATACTTGGCTTTCTTGCAAATGAATTATAGGAATGCTCGAAAAGGAATGAAGAATTTTTTAAATGAGTTTCTACAAGCTTATCGAAATCCAGGCGCAGACAAACTTAACGAATTTAGAGAGACTTTTAAAAAATCAATGAAAGCAGCTTATACTATTTTCGGAATTCAAGCCTTTCGATTAAGAACAGAAAGAGGAAGTTGGTCAACACAGCTTAATGCTTCTATTTTTCAAGTTCTTACTGTTTCATTCGCCGATTATGATTTAGGTGCTTTAACCCGTGCTTCTGATCTAATTTATGAGGAATATTTAGATTTAATTAGTACAGATGAAAAATGGGTGGATTGCGTTAAAACTTCAACGGGAGATATTCAAAGAATTGATTACTCATTTTCAACGTGGAAACAACGATTAGCTGAAGTGATGAAGGTTACATATCCTAATGACTCGCAACGAGTATTTTCCCGCCAGTTGAAAGAAGAAATTTATCGACAAGACCCAACTTGCAAAATTTGTAATCAGCGCATTACCTTAATTAATGATGCTGCTCTCGATCATGAAAAACATTACTGGCGAGGCGGTAAAACTATTCCAGAAAATGCTCGTTTAGTGCATCGTCAATGCAATTTGCAACGAGAACATTAA
- a CDS encoding fructose-1,6-bisphosphate aldolase: protein MALVPMRLLLDHAAENDYGLPAYNVNNMEQIQAIMQAAEETNSPVILQASRGARQYAGESFLRHLILAAVETYPHIPIAMHQDHGNSPATCYSAMRHGFTSVMMDGSLKADGKTPANLEYNVAVTLEVVKVAHSIGVSVEGELGCLGSLETMQGDKEDGHGAEGKLTMEQLLTDPDEAVEFVERTQVDALAIAIGTSHGAYKFTRKPTGEILAISRIEEIHRRLPNTHLVMHGSSSVPENLLEIINKYGGQIPETYGVPVEEIQKGIKSGVRKVNIDTDNRLAITAAFREAAFSDPSNFDPRHFLKPSIKYMKQVCADRYNQFGSAGNADKIKVQTLDEFAAKYAKGELSATTKTAVAV, encoded by the coding sequence ATGGCGCTCGTACCCATGCGGCTTTTGCTAGATCATGCGGCTGAAAACGATTATGGACTTCCTGCATACAATGTGAATAACATGGAGCAGATCCAAGCCATTATGCAGGCTGCGGAAGAAACTAATAGCCCTGTGATTTTGCAAGCTTCTCGCGGCGCTCGTCAATATGCGGGCGAAAGCTTCCTACGCCACCTGATTTTAGCGGCGGTGGAAACCTATCCCCACATCCCCATTGCCATGCACCAAGATCACGGCAACTCTCCCGCCACCTGCTATTCGGCGATGCGTCATGGCTTTACTAGCGTGATGATGGATGGTTCCCTCAAAGCCGATGGTAAAACCCCCGCCAACCTTGAATATAACGTGGCCGTCACCTTGGAAGTGGTGAAAGTGGCTCACTCCATTGGTGTTAGCGTTGAAGGCGAACTAGGTTGTTTAGGTTCCCTGGAAACCATGCAAGGTGACAAAGAAGATGGTCACGGTGCAGAAGGGAAATTAACCATGGAACAGTTGTTAACTGACCCTGACGAAGCTGTTGAGTTCGTGGAACGTACCCAAGTAGACGCTTTAGCGATCGCCATTGGCACCAGTCACGGAGCTTACAAATTCACCCGGAAACCGACTGGTGAAATTTTGGCAATTAGTCGCATTGAAGAAATTCACCGTCGTTTACCGAATACTCACTTAGTGATGCACGGTTCTTCTTCTGTTCCTGAAAATTTGTTAGAAATCATCAACAAATACGGTGGTCAAATCCCTGAAACCTATGGGGTTCCTGTGGAAGAAATCCAAAAAGGAATTAAGAGCGGTGTTCGGAAAGTTAATATTGATACTGACAACCGTTTAGCGATTACCGCAGCCTTCCGAGAAGCGGCTTTCTCAGATCCTTCTAACTTTGATCCCCGTCACTTCCTGAAACCTTCTATCAAATATATGAAGCAAGTTTGTGCGGATCGTTATAATCAATTCGGTTCTGCGGGTAATGCAGATAAGATCAAAGTTCAAACTTTAGATGAGTTTGCAGCTAAGTACGCTAAAGGTGAATTGAGTGCTACTACTAAAACGGCTGTGGCAGTTTAA
- a CDS encoding two-component sensor histidine kinase, translating to MGQKLRQSMELKRGVPIAIIALIALGVIAYLAHSFSVSKVLIPIVSVLVAFFSSLMALIYYQNLQQLKQKNASLEALLQTTKERFLLEKHDLGKQLKTTVEKYSNLESKNKVLQEMNHRKDDFLRQTSHELRTPMNGIIGSLQLLLDDLCDDRDEELELLKQAHDSSLHLLTLINQVLDLARIEEGRISFDIKTIDLQACLTAALYLQFSNIRQKGLRLYKQDYSHRINVKADPTKLKQIFINIIGNAIKFTDRGSISISTEIRHGNHPQTQESEEIAVITIKDTGIGISPHIQEKLFQPFVVEDESRLHTLGSTGLGLAISKNLVEMMGGRIQLVSPGKNQGTIIEIFLPLSDGET from the coding sequence ATGGGGCAAAAGCTCAGACAATCAATGGAGCTAAAGCGAGGAGTGCCAATTGCTATAATAGCTTTGATAGCATTGGGAGTTATTGCTTATCTTGCTCACAGTTTTTCGGTATCCAAAGTATTGATACCGATTGTTTCCGTATTAGTGGCTTTTTTCAGTTCTCTAATGGCGTTAATTTATTATCAAAATCTGCAACAGTTAAAACAAAAAAATGCTTCCTTAGAGGCACTATTACAAACTACGAAAGAACGGTTTTTACTAGAAAAACATGATCTAGGAAAACAACTGAAAACAACGGTTGAAAAATATAGCAATCTTGAATCTAAAAATAAAGTTTTGCAGGAGATGAATCATCGAAAAGATGATTTTCTGAGGCAAACATCCCATGAGTTAAGAACTCCGATGAATGGGATTATTGGTTCCTTACAACTCCTATTGGATGATTTATGTGATGATCGAGATGAAGAACTGGAGCTTTTAAAACAAGCCCATGATTCTTCCCTGCATCTATTAACGTTAATTAATCAGGTTTTAGACTTAGCTCGAATTGAAGAAGGTAGAATTTCTTTTGATATTAAAACTATTGATTTACAGGCGTGTTTAACGGCCGCTCTTTACCTACAATTTTCTAATATTCGTCAAAAAGGATTACGACTCTATAAACAGGATTATTCCCACCGAATTAATGTCAAAGCTGACCCCACAAAACTTAAGCAAATTTTCATTAATATTATTGGGAATGCCATTAAATTTACAGACCGAGGCAGTATTTCAATTAGTACAGAAATTCGTCATGGTAATCATCCTCAAACACAAGAGAGTGAAGAAATAGCTGTGATTACGATTAAGGATACGGGAATTGGGATTTCACCTCACATTCAAGAAAAACTATTTCAACCCTTTGTGGTGGAAGATGAATCTCGACTCCACACCCTAGGAAGTACCGGATTGGGATTAGCAATTTCAAAAAATTTAGTCGAAATGATGGGAGGTAGAATTCAATTAGTTAGTCCAGGGAAGAATCAAGGAACCATCATTGAAATCTTTTTACCCTTAAGTGATGGAGAAACCTAA
- a CDS encoding hemolysin-type calcium-binding region protein: MTMQPDFSSLSVSQPVPMSTGTTTSLVGVNIITITQKDVNRKGQYIGTSGPDYIQVSPFLAPFNFAIYGLEEQDTLSGGAGDDSLFGGKGNDSLIGLNGNDIIQGNLGADYINSGDGNDSVYGGQGNDTLLGGGGNDYLAGDKGINQLTGGFGIDNFSVRAFPPENTGSSSNFIPTNADIITDFTPGEDLIIVSGVPSFAQLRLTSIPPEAVRGVFPSIERTLGGGTLIEVQGTGQIIGFLENIQPQQLLTSSFLFFPTP, from the coding sequence ATGACAATGCAACCAGATTTTTCATCTCTATCTGTTTCACAACCTGTGCCAATGTCCACAGGGACTACAACTTCCCTAGTGGGGGTTAATATTATTACGATTACCCAAAAAGATGTCAATAGAAAGGGTCAATATATTGGCACAAGTGGCCCAGATTATATTCAAGTCTCTCCGTTTCTTGCCCCGTTTAACTTTGCCATTTATGGTTTAGAGGAGCAGGATACCCTATCGGGAGGTGCTGGAGATGATAGTTTATTTGGAGGGAAAGGAAACGATTCTTTAATCGGTTTAAATGGCAATGATATTATTCAAGGAAATTTAGGTGCGGATTATATTAATAGCGGAGATGGGAATGATTCTGTTTATGGAGGACAGGGAAATGATACCCTTTTGGGCGGAGGAGGAAATGATTATCTGGCCGGAGATAAAGGGATAAATCAGTTAACCGGAGGATTTGGGATTGACAACTTTTCGGTTCGTGCTTTTCCTCCCGAAAATACAGGTTCTTCATCCAATTTTATTCCCACTAATGCAGATATAATTACGGATTTTACCCCCGGAGAAGATCTAATTATTGTTAGTGGAGTTCCTTCTTTTGCTCAGTTGCGTTTAACCTCCATTCCCCCAGAAGCTGTGCGAGGGGTATTTCCTAGTATTGAACGTACCCTTGGCGGTGGAACTTTAATTGAAGTTCAAGGCACAGGTCAAATTATTGGCTTTTTAGAAAATATTCAACCCCAACAATTATTAACATCTTCCTTTCTCTTTTTCCCGACTCCTTGA
- a CDS encoding pentapeptide repeat-containing protein, with amino-acid sequence MTMTRTLSVDFNAIKQGNIKDLTNMNLSGIDLSGIDLSGANLSGANLSGANLSGANLQGAQLRANLRGADLSGANLSGADLRNADLRGAILFDVEVKEASFAGAFLTGATCGNLDLSGIDLRGADLRGVNLSQGILYQADLRNTNLSGADLSQADLEEANLSGAVLRGTNLERANLLCAILEQTLFLGVVLDGACLEGTELGNC; translated from the coding sequence ATGACTATGACTCGCACATTATCGGTTGATTTTAATGCCATTAAACAAGGAAATATTAAAGACCTGACTAATATGAATTTATCCGGTATTGATTTGTCCGGTATTGATTTGTCCGGGGCTAATTTGTCCGGTGCTAATTTATCCGGGGCTAATTTATCCGGGGCTAATTTACAAGGAGCGCAACTCCGAGCTAATTTAAGAGGGGCTGATTTATCCGGGGCTAATTTATCTGGGGCTGACTTGAGAAATGCTGATTTAAGGGGGGCTATTCTATTCGATGTTGAGGTAAAAGAAGCGAGTTTTGCTGGAGCTTTTTTAACCGGGGCCACCTGTGGAAATTTGGATTTAAGTGGTATTGATTTAAGGGGTGCAGATTTACGCGGTGTTAATTTATCCCAAGGAATTTTATATCAAGCGGATTTAAGAAATACTAATTTATCCGGTGCAGATTTATCTCAAGCTGATTTAGAAGAAGCTAATTTATCCGGCGCGGTGTTGCGAGGAACAAATTTAGAACGGGCTAATTTACTATGTGCAATTCTGGAACAAACCTTATTTCTAGGTGTGGTTTTAGATGGCGCTTGTCTGGAAGGAACAGAGTTAGGGAATTGTTGA
- a CDS encoding TPR domain protein translates to MVDKRRGLISVVLVLAVIAFVGFSMGPLISGIVQNNQSKQQPTPTPTQSAQTGKQSDLQAQARGYELVLQREPDNETALKGLLQARLELIRFKQAEMKDVIEPLEKLAKKHPEDTRYSVLLAQAKAYTGDQEGAAQTYRTVLASQPGDIQALQGLANLFLQQKRPEAAIGLLQDTLKSAANANQTVPNTIDEMSVQLILGQVYAEDKRYDEAIAIYDEAIKNDEKDFRPVFAKALVLKEQGNAGEAEPLFAKAVDLAPAVYKDQIQKQAGSSIAPAKSVKPGSPNALETKPEPNSAPKKSAE, encoded by the coding sequence ATGGTAGATAAACGTCGTGGGTTGATTAGTGTAGTTTTGGTTTTAGCGGTGATTGCCTTTGTGGGATTTTCTATGGGGCCACTGATTAGTGGGATTGTCCAGAACAATCAGTCGAAACAACAACCGACTCCCACTCCCACACAATCGGCTCAAACGGGTAAACAATCCGATTTACAAGCACAAGCCCGGGGTTATGAGTTAGTATTGCAGCGAGAACCCGATAACGAAACGGCTTTGAAGGGTTTATTACAAGCCAGGTTAGAACTAATTCGGTTTAAGCAAGCCGAAATGAAGGATGTGATTGAACCTTTAGAGAAACTGGCAAAAAAACACCCTGAAGATACACGCTACAGTGTTTTATTGGCACAGGCGAAAGCCTATACCGGAGATCAAGAAGGAGCGGCTCAAACCTATCGTACTGTTTTAGCCAGTCAACCCGGAGATATTCAAGCCTTACAAGGTTTAGCAAATTTATTCCTACAACAAAAACGTCCAGAAGCGGCAATTGGATTATTACAGGATACCCTGAAATCGGCTGCAAATGCGAATCAAACTGTACCCAATACGATTGATGAAATGTCGGTGCAGTTAATTTTGGGACAGGTTTATGCAGAGGATAAACGCTATGATGAGGCGATCGCTATTTATGATGAAGCGATCAAAAATGATGAGAAAGATTTTCGTCCAGTTTTTGCCAAAGCTCTAGTTTTAAAAGAACAGGGAAATGCGGGAGAAGCGGAACCTTTATTCGCTAAAGCGGTAGATTTAGCCCCAGCAGTTTATAAAGATCAAATTCAAAAACAAGCTGGTAGTAGTATAGCTCCAGCTAAGTCTGTTAAACCCGGTTCTCCTAATGCTTTGGAAACTAAACCGGAACCTAATTCTGC